From a single Accipiter gentilis chromosome 32, bAccGen1.1, whole genome shotgun sequence genomic region:
- the KCNE2 gene encoding potassium voltage-gated channel subfamily E member 2, giving the protein MAEMRNFTWAVENIFKEIFLTYMNGWRKNMTEAADKLQATVAAENLDYVILYLMVMIGMFSFIIVAILVSTVKSKRREHSNDPYHQYIVEDWGEKYKSQVLNREDLKCVIHENLGARDKTSPGSP; this is encoded by the coding sequence ATGGCTGAAATGCGAAACTTCACTTGGGCggtggaaaatattttcaaggaaatCTTTCTCACTTACATGAATGGCTGGAGGAAAAACATGACGGAAGCGGCAGATAAATTGCAAGCCACAGTTGCTGCTGAAAACTTGGACTATGTTATCCTTTACTTGATGGTGATGATTGGGATGTTCTCCTTCATTATTGTGGCGATCTTGGTGAGTACTGTGAAATCAAAGAGGCGAGAGCACTCCAATGACCCATATCATCAGTACATCGTTGAGGACTGGGGAGAGAAGTATAAGAGCCAGGTTCTGAATCGAGAAGACCTCAAGTGTGTGATCCACGAAAACTTGGGTGCAAGGGACAAAACAAGCCCTGGATCACCCTGA
- the SMIM11 gene encoding small integral membrane protein 11, which translates to MVAFNWKALENFPLLMYILAAKTLILCLAFAGVKMYQSKKIEEKLKRDREEKLKTEAEKKDD; encoded by the exons ATGGTGGCATTTAACTGGAAG gcTTTGGAGAATTTCCCATTGCTGATGTACATTTTGGCAGCTAAAACATTGATTCTTTGCTTAGCATTTGCTGGAGTAAAAATGTACCAGagcaaaaaaattgaagaaaaactgaagaggGATCGTGAAGAGAAattgaaaacagaagcagagaagaagGATGATTGA
- the C32H21orf140 gene encoding LOW QUALITY PROTEIN: uncharacterized protein C21orf140 homolog (The sequence of the model RefSeq protein was modified relative to this genomic sequence to represent the inferred CDS: deleted 1 base in 1 codon; substituted 2 bases at 2 genomic stop codons), which produces MQRFANPLLRHVICRGCFDTASERQCLQYPRALRTLHLNGFNTIFLGETDIPESLIXGXKIVEEASLCWLVWTLVHTGSCQGWVPWRYKLQLRGELPIHRQNGVFQLCQSLSTSYGKCIIVTRDKTQLMHGGAKDGKSQTGTLLPVPPAIYMSSTECCPEVARANGREFLVVPSSYKYLYPMDDTWSSLKWFIIINNRKDFALRSVERTHSYRCILFSDMIVKGIGKMTPNKWKVAINRVKRWENYCLDTLS; this is translated from the exons ATGCAGCGCTTTGCAAATCCGCTCCTCAGGCATGTAATTTGCAGGGGCTGCTTTGATACTGCTTCAGAGAGGCAGTGCCTACAGTATCCAAGAGCTCTGAGGACTCTGCATCTTAATGGTTTCAACACCATTTTTTTAGGGGAAACAGATATTCCAGAGAGTCTTATATGAGGATAAAAAATAGTCGAGGAGGCCAGCCTGTGCTGGCTGGTATGGACACTTGTTCACACTGGCAGCTGCCAAGGGTGGGTGCCCTGGAGGTACAAACTGCAATTAAGAGGTGAACTGCCCATCCATCGGCAGAATGGTGTCTTTCAGTTGTGTCAATCTTTGAGCACGTCCTATGGGAAGTGCATAATTGTGACGAGGGATAAAACACAGCTGATGCATGGGGGGGCAAAAGATGGCAAGAGCCAGACGGGAACTCTGCTGCCAGTACCACCAGCGATCTACATGTCCAGCACTGAGTGCTGCCCTGAAGTTGCTAGAGCCAATGGCCGGGAGTTTCTTGTTGTGCCTTCATCTTACAAGTATCTCTATCCTATGGATGACACCTGGTCTTCTTTGAAATGGTTTATT ATTATAAACAACAGGAAGGACTTTGCCCTGAGGTCTGTTGAGAGGACCCACTCCTATAGGTGTATCCTCTTCAGTGACATGATTGTTAAAGGAATAGGGAAGATGACCCCAAACAAATGGAAGGTAGCAATTAACAGAGTGAAGAGATGGGAGAACTACTGCCTTGACACACTTTCTTAA